A window of the Candidatus Paraluminiphilus aquimaris genome harbors these coding sequences:
- the murJ gene encoding murein biosynthesis integral membrane protein MurJ has protein sequence MIKHILFSTLVINLGLLLGRLSGFIRESFVAATFGVSSQADVTLLMLTVPDLLVNILVGGAMGAVLIPEFKAKPDFARKLLFQAAVFFGVIFTLVSAFLYLNSVLLVEVFAPGFEGEKKIKASTSLSWVIWLVPLTVLAGITTAFLHSKEKFAIASLGTLIMNSSIISGLLLVQFGLGSVYWVALFVLLGGFLRLSSQIVFVGLKWAPISSFDSILLSRKIVYRYVGAIFSGSILLIIPVLVRAFSSFFGEGSLAVMNYSSRLIEFPLAIAITVLSVSLFPKLSESFLYNRNLYKTLVGYGSQAILGISLLIMITLLTLSSNYIDVIFNYGNMKDEDLLAIKQVISIGLFALPLQGMAVFLSAVFYSQKNTKTPLIINFLGLVVFYLTYTSNAFGFELSSIMMSMVCGYGFIFLLQIFLVKIDGEGIFHLILKSEFLTGLVFSSILLYLLISILDTANFDPLLTILLAILIGLLSLFSLAMFNCDFRLMIKKRVPLN, from the coding sequence ATGATAAAGCATATTCTTTTTTCCACCTTAGTAATAAACCTAGGTTTATTGCTGGGTAGGCTTTCTGGCTTTATTAGAGAGTCCTTTGTTGCTGCCACTTTTGGTGTTAGCTCTCAAGCTGATGTTACTTTGCTCATGCTAACTGTGCCCGACTTGCTAGTTAATATTTTGGTTGGTGGAGCTATGGGTGCCGTATTAATTCCCGAATTTAAAGCGAAACCCGACTTTGCAAGAAAGCTACTTTTTCAGGCGGCAGTGTTTTTTGGAGTAATTTTTACATTGGTATCTGCGTTTTTATACTTGAATTCCGTCCTACTTGTTGAAGTGTTTGCTCCAGGATTTGAGGGTGAAAAAAAAATAAAAGCATCCACCAGTTTAAGTTGGGTAATATGGCTTGTTCCACTAACAGTATTGGCTGGAATCACGACAGCCTTCTTACACTCCAAGGAAAAGTTTGCTATTGCTTCATTAGGTACCTTAATAATGAATTCCTCAATTATATCAGGTCTTTTGCTTGTTCAATTTGGACTTGGCTCTGTTTATTGGGTGGCCTTGTTTGTTTTGTTAGGCGGTTTTTTAAGGTTGTCTAGTCAGATTGTTTTCGTTGGATTAAAGTGGGCTCCTATTAGCTCATTTGATTCAATTTTATTGTCCAGAAAAATCGTATACCGATATGTTGGAGCTATCTTCTCAGGAAGTATTTTGCTTATTATCCCAGTTTTAGTAAGAGCATTTTCCTCGTTTTTCGGTGAGGGTAGTTTGGCTGTTATGAACTATTCAAGTAGGCTAATTGAATTTCCGCTTGCTATTGCAATAACAGTCTTATCAGTTAGTTTATTCCCAAAATTGTCAGAAAGTTTTTTATATAATCGTAATCTTTACAAAACCTTGGTTGGCTATGGCTCTCAAGCAATATTAGGAATATCTCTTCTAATAATGATTACTTTGCTTACACTTAGTAGTAATTACATTGATGTTATTTTTAATTATGGAAATATGAAAGACGAGGACCTTCTTGCCATTAAGCAAGTTATTTCTATTGGCCTGTTTGCTCTTCCTTTGCAGGGTATGGCTGTATTTTTGTCAGCGGTGTTTTACTCGCAAAAAAATACGAAAACACCATTAATAATAAATTTTTTAGGTCTGGTAGTATTTTATTTAACATATACAAGCAACGCGTTTGGCTTTGAACTTAGTTCAATAATGATGAGTATGGTTTGCGGGTACGGATTTATATTTTTGTTGCAGATATTTTTGGTCAAAATAGACGGAGAAGGTATTTTTCATCTAATTCTTAAAAGTGAATTTTTAACTGGCTTGGTTTTTTCGTCAATTTTGCTTTATCTCTTAATTTCGATTTTAGATACTGCGAATTTTGATCCCCTTCTTACTATTCTACTGGCTATTTTAATTGGATTGCTGTCACTGTTTTCTCTTGCTATGTTCAATTGCGATTTCAGATTAATGATCAAAAAAAGGGTGCCACTCAATTGA
- a CDS encoding aldolase/citrate lyase family protein, protein MLITNSPELANYAEDCGVARIFIDLEVNGKKERQGHLDTLISQHSIKDISLVKKSIKKAELLVRLNPLHEHTQIELDQVIESGADLVMLPMFKTAADLKLFSNMVAGRAGIVPLVETYSALKDMSNIVDVTGLSEIYIGLNDLHLDMGLSFMFEPLANGLIDTATDIIKRANLPFGFGGVARVGEGDIPGELVLAEHVRLGSNSVILSRTFHKSGSGLLSFRQNTDLEGEINKLFLTLKSLRHRGTKQVESDRKVLIERVLKVVKLKHQIV, encoded by the coding sequence ATGTTGATTACAAACAGTCCAGAATTGGCGAATTATGCAGAGGATTGCGGTGTCGCCCGAATATTTATTGATTTAGAAGTTAATGGTAAAAAAGAACGCCAAGGTCATTTGGATACCTTGATAAGCCAGCATTCAATCAAGGATATTTCCTTGGTAAAAAAAAGTATTAAAAAGGCAGAGTTATTGGTGCGATTAAATCCACTACATGAACATACGCAGATTGAACTTGACCAAGTTATTGAGTCGGGTGCAGATTTAGTTATGTTGCCTATGTTTAAGACTGCTGCTGACTTGAAGTTATTTTCTAACATGGTTGCGGGTCGAGCTGGAATTGTTCCCCTTGTGGAGACATATAGCGCACTTAAAGATATGAGTAATATTGTTGATGTGACAGGATTGTCAGAAATTTATATAGGTTTGAATGATCTGCATCTTGATATGGGCTTAAGTTTTATGTTTGAACCGCTTGCCAATGGATTGATAGATACTGCAACAGATATAATAAAACGCGCTAATTTGCCATTTGGATTTGGTGGTGTAGCCCGCGTAGGTGAGGGGGATATTCCGGGTGAATTGGTTTTGGCTGAACATGTTCGCCTTGGTTCAAATTCAGTTATTCTTTCTCGAACATTTCATAAAAGTGGAAGTGGATTGCTTTCTTTTAGGCAAAATACTGACCTCGAAGGTGAAATTAATAAATTATTTCTCACGTTAAAATCTTTGAGACATAGAGGCACAAAACAGGTTGAATCAGATCGTAAGGTTTTAATTGAGAGAGTTTTAAAGGTTGTAAAACTTAAACATCAGATTGTCTGA
- a CDS encoding phytanoyl-CoA dioxygenase family protein, producing the protein MSGKYMPFHELLHEEHLLNYFGYQVFRHGNMESFYDLKEKFTNHLKDKLISFSGDTKVGDSFKIEKYHKVINENNIDHDAFIKKYGRDLDIGIETHPFLLELIEIAEKSTKQNLRIFRNNIEFRVVRPGSNDNNPMHRDHWFPYFTPLLNIYLPLSGSYFNSSLAVVPFSHKWTDQEIVPTLSYDDILTGKKTLKENGVETSVPKIKETSKDIVMHRPDVLEGDFMLFSPMSVHGGGNNEGFDTRFSFEIRLEIVPWD; encoded by the coding sequence ATGAGTGGAAAATATATGCCCTTTCATGAATTGTTACATGAGGAGCATTTGCTTAATTATTTTGGCTATCAGGTCTTTAGGCATGGCAACATGGAGAGCTTTTATGATTTAAAAGAAAAGTTTACCAACCATCTTAAAGACAAGCTAATTAGCTTTTCGGGTGATACGAAAGTAGGAGATTCATTTAAAATAGAAAAGTATCACAAAGTAATTAATGAAAATAATATTGATCATGATGCATTTATTAAAAAATATGGCCGTGACCTAGATATAGGGATTGAAACGCATCCTTTCTTATTAGAGCTAATTGAGATTGCGGAAAAAAGCACAAAACAGAATCTTAGAATTTTTCGTAATAATATTGAATTTAGGGTAGTAAGGCCTGGAAGTAATGATAACAACCCAATGCATCGAGACCATTGGTTTCCCTATTTCACACCTTTATTAAATATCTACTTGCCTCTTTCTGGGAGTTATTTTAACTCTTCTTTAGCTGTAGTTCCTTTTTCCCATAAATGGACTGATCAAGAGATTGTTCCAACACTTTCCTATGACGATATATTGACAGGGAAAAAAACCTTGAAAGAAAATGGGGTGGAAACTTCTGTTCCAAAAATTAAAGAAACTTCCAAAGACATAGTTATGCATAGACCGGATGTGCTTGAGGGTGATTTTATGCTTTTCTCTCCCATGTCGGTGCATGGAGGAGGTAACAATGAAGGATTTGACACAAGATTTTCTTTCGAAATTCGCTTGGAAATAGTCCCATGGGATTGA
- a CDS encoding sugar transferase, with protein MGLIQIRLKSALDRVVAFFGLGILFPVIVIIGFFVKVGSPGPVFFKQKRVGKSEIFFEIYKFRSMYLAESHTGDVSEGMSAEEARSKYQTTVKNDPRITPIGKFIRKYYLDELPQLINVLKGEMSLVGPRPYTPSEIVDYKPSHWKQRHLVKPGITGLSQLFLKGRNGKQYSRICLDLAYVKNQSFLLDMYIFFYTFIKLIKGSSF; from the coding sequence ATGGGATTGATTCAAATTAGACTTAAAAGTGCACTTGATCGAGTAGTAGCCTTTTTTGGATTAGGTATACTTTTTCCTGTAATTGTAATAATAGGATTTTTTGTCAAAGTAGGTTCACCTGGACCTGTTTTTTTTAAACAAAAAAGAGTTGGAAAATCTGAAATTTTTTTCGAAATATATAAATTTAGAAGTATGTATCTAGCAGAATCTCATACTGGGGATGTTTCAGAAGGGATGTCAGCTGAAGAGGCTAGATCTAAATATCAAACAACTGTTAAAAACGATCCACGGATTACCCCGATAGGCAAATTTATTAGAAAATATTATTTAGATGAATTGCCGCAATTGATTAACGTACTTAAGGGGGAAATGAGTCTTGTAGGGCCCAGACCTTACACGCCTTCGGAGATAGTAGATTACAAACCTTCACATTGGAAACAGCGACATCTTGTAAAGCCTGGTATCACTGGGCTCAGTCAACTATTCCTTAAAGGGAGAAATGGAAAACAGTATTCTCGTATTTGTTTAGATTTAGCTTATGTAAAAAATCAGAGTTTTTTACTCGATATGTATATCTTTTTTTATACATTTATTAAGTTAATTAAAGGGAGTAGTTTTTAA
- the asnB gene encoding asparagine synthase (glutamine-hydrolyzing): MCGIYGYFDCGKNTISTTVLDQMGDVIEHRGPDGRGQYYDTEARVALGNQRLAILDVEHGQQPFLSDDKNIVVVQNGEIFNHIEVAKELSADGYHCKTSCDTEVILRLYERDGIEGLPILNGMFAIAIYDKNIDALFLIRDRVGEKPLHFSHANGLLLFSSEIKSILQAINKKTPNLEAINQFLTFNYVPPPLTMFEGIFHVMPGTYLKITKDSIEEFTWYDLSKIEINEQSESKWIEDFNSVLDDAVRIRLRSDVPFGAFLSGGVDSSSVVGLMSKHLPMPVNTFCIGFNDQKYDESPFAAAAAKRFNTCHMMEKVEENMTSLWPTATYHCDQPHGDVSFLPTFKVAQLAAKKVKMVLTGDGADELFAGYDKYRDFFGEDTDMLSDYDFQVRYLDNISLFNEDSKSKLLSKKSKKRIKDLSVFNVVKPLFDKSKSMDRINQALYIDSMLLLPGNNLVKPDRMGMAVSIENRAPFLDYRMLSLAFSMPGNLKLKNGTTKYLYKKAVTPLIGENLSYRKKQMFTVPIGEWFKTDLAEMCKDLLLSKKTKQRGIFNYEYVASILESHQNGNENNTREIRALMAIEIWFREFFDK; the protein is encoded by the coding sequence ATGTGCGGAATATATGGTTATTTTGATTGTGGTAAGAATACTATTTCAACCACAGTACTTGATCAAATGGGTGATGTTATTGAGCATCGTGGACCCGATGGGCGTGGTCAATATTATGATACAGAAGCAAGAGTCGCGCTAGGCAATCAAAGACTAGCTATTTTAGACGTCGAGCATGGCCAGCAACCCTTTTTGTCAGATGATAAGAATATCGTAGTTGTTCAGAATGGAGAGATTTTTAACCATATCGAAGTCGCTAAAGAATTATCTGCTGACGGTTATCATTGTAAAACAAGTTGTGATACTGAGGTAATCCTCAGACTTTATGAAAGAGACGGAATTGAGGGATTGCCGATACTAAATGGTATGTTTGCAATCGCTATTTATGATAAAAATATTGACGCTCTTTTCTTAATAAGGGATCGGGTTGGAGAAAAACCACTACATTTCTCTCATGCAAATGGATTACTCCTTTTTTCCTCTGAAATTAAGTCAATACTCCAAGCAATAAATAAAAAAACCCCCAATCTTGAGGCAATTAATCAATTTTTGACTTTTAATTATGTGCCGCCACCCTTGACGATGTTTGAGGGAATCTTTCATGTAATGCCAGGAACTTATTTGAAAATTACTAAGGATAGCATTGAAGAATTTACTTGGTATGACCTATCAAAGATCGAGATCAATGAGCAGTCAGAGTCAAAATGGATTGAAGATTTTAATTCTGTGCTAGATGACGCTGTACGTATTCGTTTAAGATCAGATGTTCCATTCGGAGCCTTTCTTTCAGGTGGCGTAGATTCAAGCTCTGTTGTTGGATTGATGAGCAAGCATCTTCCTATGCCAGTGAATACTTTTTGTATCGGTTTCAACGATCAAAAATATGACGAATCTCCTTTTGCTGCTGCTGCTGCAAAAAGATTTAACACATGTCATATGATGGAAAAAGTTGAAGAAAATATGACCAGTCTTTGGCCAACGGCCACATACCATTGTGATCAACCTCATGGTGATGTCTCTTTTTTGCCGACCTTCAAAGTCGCACAGCTTGCGGCTAAAAAAGTCAAGATGGTGTTGACTGGAGATGGAGCAGATGAGCTTTTCGCTGGGTATGATAAGTATAGAGATTTTTTTGGTGAAGATACCGATATGCTTTCAGACTATGATTTTCAGGTTAGATATCTTGATAATATTTCGTTGTTCAATGAAGATTCTAAAAGTAAATTACTATCGAAAAAGTCTAAGAAAAGAATAAAGGATTTGAGCGTTTTTAATGTTGTAAAACCCCTCTTTGATAAATCTAAAAGTATGGATCGCATAAATCAAGCACTTTACATTGATTCTATGCTCCTTCTTCCGGGAAATAATCTTGTAAAGCCTGATAGGATGGGTATGGCAGTTTCGATTGAAAATAGAGCCCCATTCCTAGATTACCGTATGTTATCTCTTGCATTCTCTATGCCTGGAAATTTGAAATTAAAAAATGGGACAACTAAGTATTTGTACAAAAAAGCAGTAACTCCCCTGATAGGTGAAAATTTGTCCTACAGGAAAAAACAAATGTTTACAGTACCAATTGGCGAATGGTTTAAAACTGATTTGGCAGAAATGTGTAAAGATTTGCTACTTTCAAAAAAGACAAAACAAAGAGGAATTTTTAATTATGAGTATGTGGCTAGTATTTTAGAGTCTCATCAAAACGGAAATGAAAACAATACTCGTGAAATTAGAGCATTGATGGCTATAGAAATATGGTTTAGGGAGTTTTTTGATAAATGA
- a CDS encoding O-antigen ligase family protein — protein MKPNNGLMKLSRQSSSLFIINFAYISSIIYVPIIIANNAVTNKILPFASLCCLLIVSGNEIKSTHLMKFPVVFLLALSSILSVGGYISLAYTLVFISLIAFVFPYYTLLSLYGEGFLNRHLKFIITVSVISVIMGWIEFLYPSVIGEVFFLRGSIYLHKGQVSSLFSNPNVFGLMMAFSFQIAMLLYKNILAVIIFFAIFVSGTLLSESRMAISIICIMLFLKIIPINKISQKLTVLIITLLALFMSFNFNLVFDLINLNLRDEIWQGAIGAFYSHPLFGIGLGQFQEDISIYASGYSEQSANNLFIGLLSELGIIGFLLFNYFWLKPILSHKKQENKHLWYQSSTILLFLIVSQFSEYMLLYVGPYVLLIVLFIAVVRWSSK, from the coding sequence TTGAAACCTAATAATGGGCTTATGAAATTATCTAGGCAATCGTCTTCTCTTTTTATTATCAACTTTGCATATATTTCATCAATTATCTATGTGCCAATAATTATTGCGAATAATGCAGTAACAAATAAAATACTGCCTTTTGCTTCCTTATGTTGCCTTCTTATAGTATCGGGAAATGAAATTAAGTCCACGCATTTAATGAAGTTTCCAGTCGTTTTTTTGTTAGCACTATCTTCAATTTTAAGCGTTGGTGGTTATATATCTTTAGCTTACACTCTGGTTTTTATATCTCTGATCGCTTTTGTATTTCCCTATTATACATTGTTATCTTTATACGGAGAGGGATTTCTCAATAGGCATCTTAAATTTATAATTACAGTTTCTGTGATTTCCGTAATTATGGGTTGGATAGAGTTTTTATACCCATCTGTTATAGGTGAAGTATTTTTTTTGAGAGGCTCTATATATTTACACAAAGGCCAGGTATCTTCACTTTTTTCAAATCCCAATGTATTTGGATTGATGATGGCATTTTCATTTCAAATTGCCATGCTACTTTATAAAAATATTTTAGCCGTTATAATTTTCTTCGCCATTTTTGTATCAGGAACTCTATTATCTGAATCACGCATGGCGATTTCTATTATTTGTATAATGTTATTTTTGAAAATAATCCCTATAAATAAAATCTCTCAAAAATTGACAGTATTAATAATTACTCTTTTGGCACTTTTCATGTCATTTAATTTTAATTTGGTCTTTGATCTCATTAATTTAAATTTAAGAGATGAGATATGGCAGGGAGCGATAGGTGCATTTTACTCTCACCCTCTGTTCGGCATTGGTTTAGGTCAGTTTCAAGAAGATATATCAATATATGCCAGTGGCTATTCAGAACAGTCGGCAAATAACCTATTCATTGGATTACTTTCTGAGCTTGGCATAATTGGATTCCTTCTATTTAATTATTTTTGGTTAAAACCGATCCTTTCACACAAAAAACAAGAAAACAAACATTTATGGTATCAATCTTCTACTATTCTGCTGTTCCTTATTGTGAGTCAGTTTAGTGAATATATGCTTCTTTATGTGGGACCATATGTTTTACTCATAGTTTTATTTATAGCTGTAGTTCGATGGAGTAGTAAATGA
- the kdsA gene encoding 3-deoxy-8-phosphooctulonate synthase, translating to MKFKKIELLNESPFVLFGGINVLESEELTLSVCEKFIRETQNLKIPFVFKASFDKANRSSINSYRGVGLEQGLKIFSAVKEEFGVPIITDVHEIDQVAPVAEIVDVLQIPAFLARQTDLVVEIARTDKPINIKKPQFMSPGQMKNIVDKCLETGNSDVILCERGSSFGYDNLVVDMLGFQVMKETTNNAPIIFDVTHSLQCRDPVGEASGGRRNQLVELARAGMATGLAGLFLEAHPDPNKARCDGPSALPLHQLGPFLEQVKAIDDTVKSLPRLEIV from the coding sequence ATGAAATTTAAAAAAATCGAACTTCTGAACGAATCACCATTTGTCTTGTTTGGTGGCATTAATGTTTTGGAGAGCGAAGAACTTACATTGTCTGTTTGTGAGAAATTTATTAGAGAAACTCAAAATTTAAAAATTCCATTTGTGTTTAAAGCATCTTTTGATAAGGCGAATAGGTCATCAATAAATTCATACAGAGGTGTGGGTCTCGAGCAGGGTTTAAAGATATTTTCTGCCGTAAAAGAAGAATTTGGTGTCCCAATAATAACTGATGTTCATGAAATTGATCAGGTGGCACCTGTCGCTGAAATTGTAGATGTTTTACAAATTCCTGCCTTTTTAGCAAGACAAACTGACTTAGTCGTTGAAATTGCAAGGACTGACAAGCCAATAAATATTAAAAAGCCACAATTTATGAGTCCTGGCCAGATGAAAAATATTGTTGATAAATGTCTGGAAACTGGTAATTCTGATGTAATTTTATGTGAGCGCGGAAGCAGTTTTGGATACGATAACTTAGTAGTAGATATGCTTGGTTTTCAGGTTATGAAAGAAACTACTAATAATGCGCCAATAATTTTCGATGTAACACATAGTTTACAATGCAGAGATCCTGTGGGCGAAGCCTCAGGGGGGCGAAGAAATCAACTTGTTGAGCTTGCTAGAGCAGGCATGGCGACAGGCTTGGCAGGGTTATTCTTGGAAGCACACCCTGATCCAAACAAAGCACGTTGTGATGGTCCCAGTGCTTTACCACTGCACCAGCTTGGACCTTTTCTTGAGCAAGTCAAAGCTATCGACGACACTGTCAAATCATTACCTAGATTAGAAATTGTCTGA
- a CDS encoding KdsC family phosphatase, translated as MVNTDQIRLVLFDVDGVLTDGSLFIGPDGEVCKPFNARDGVAVSLLQKHEIMVGIISGKASKALDYRIKQLNFDFAVTGCNDKLNALNEIIKSSSLNLSQIAFVGDDIIDVPIMKKVALGIAPSDAHQLVIDCANYVTQSKGGNGVAREAAEFILNNAGLSIEKMYLGLVGDITQ; from the coding sequence ATGGTCAATACTGATCAAATTCGTTTGGTACTATTTGATGTTGACGGTGTTTTGACTGATGGTTCTCTTTTTATTGGCCCCGATGGAGAGGTCTGCAAGCCTTTTAACGCGAGGGATGGCGTTGCGGTTTCGTTACTTCAAAAACATGAAATTATGGTTGGCATCATATCTGGAAAAGCAAGCAAAGCATTGGACTATAGAATCAAACAGTTAAATTTTGACTTTGCAGTCACCGGATGTAACGACAAGTTAAATGCACTAAATGAAATAATAAAATCTTCAAGCCTCAATCTGAGTCAAATTGCGTTCGTTGGCGATGATATTATTGATGTGCCGATCATGAAAAAGGTGGCACTAGGTATTGCTCCCTCTGATGCACATCAGTTAGTGATTGATTGCGCCAATTACGTAACGCAATCAAAAGGTGGTAATGGAGTAGCGAGAGAAGCTGCTGAGTTTATTTTGAATAATGCCGGCCTTTCAATAGAAAAAATGTATTTGGGATTGGTTGGTGACATTACACAGTAG
- the kdsB gene encoding 3-deoxy-manno-octulosonate cytidylyltransferase: MTLHSRKLKVVIPARYNSSRLRGKPLIDLCGKPMIIRVADRVRCALPSIDIWIATDDDRIKRTVEHFGYSSLITSTRHESGSDRIAEVANKLEWPDDSIIINVQGDEPLIDTELLKAFTIFCFANEAFEMASVMVPMDSVSNINDPNVVKVLVNKNREAITFSRSPIPFFRDLSPTEWPVECYNRHVGIYAYRGSVLKKLASTSQCDIEKLEKLEQLRAVWLGYSISMMSWQASLDGGVDTADDVERVKKIIKKKGDK; this comes from the coding sequence GTGACATTACACAGTAGAAAATTAAAAGTAGTTATTCCTGCGCGTTATAACTCCAGCAGATTGCGTGGTAAGCCGCTAATTGATCTATGCGGCAAGCCAATGATAATTCGTGTTGCAGATCGTGTTCGATGCGCGTTGCCCTCGATCGATATCTGGATTGCTACTGATGATGATCGAATAAAAAGGACTGTTGAGCATTTTGGTTACAGCTCTCTAATAACATCTACAAGGCATGAAAGTGGCTCGGATCGAATTGCGGAGGTTGCAAACAAACTTGAGTGGCCAGATGACTCGATTATCATCAATGTTCAAGGAGACGAGCCTTTAATTGATACCGAATTGCTAAAAGCCTTCACTATATTTTGCTTTGCCAATGAAGCGTTTGAAATGGCTAGCGTCATGGTGCCAATGGATTCTGTTAGTAATATTAATGATCCAAATGTAGTTAAAGTCCTAGTTAACAAGAATAGAGAGGCAATTACATTTTCTCGTTCGCCGATTCCGTTTTTTAGAGATCTTTCTCCAACGGAATGGCCTGTCGAATGTTATAATCGACATGTTGGTATTTATGCATACCGAGGGAGTGTTCTTAAAAAATTGGCATCAACATCACAGTGCGACATTGAAAAATTAGAAAAGCTCGAACAGTTACGCGCTGTTTGGCTTGGTTATTCTATAAGTATGATGTCATGGCAAGCATCATTGGATGGGGGCGTTGATACAGCGGATGATGTCGAGCGAGTTAAAAAAATTATAAAGAAAAAAGGTGATAAATAA
- a CDS encoding KpsF/GutQ family sugar-phosphate isomerase, producing MSFHEIAKEVFEIESKAVLDLSDNLDDDFSAAIDSILASKGRLIICGMGKSGIIGKKIAATLASTGTPCFFMHPGEAYHGDLGMVTPEDVFLALSNSGETDEVIKLIPFLKDNKNILISMTGNPDSTLAISSKFHLNIAVEKEACPLQLAPTASTTATLAMGDAMAVTLMKARNFLPENFARFHPGGSLGRRLLSRVENEMVTDNLPFVDGDAGILDLIETISQGSLGICIVNGEEIGIVTDGDIRRALGTYGDSIFSISASNIMTHNPCSVEKGTRMEDALLLMDSRQITTLIIKDNDCVVGVLKK from the coding sequence ATGTCATTTCATGAGATTGCAAAAGAAGTATTTGAAATAGAGTCTAAAGCTGTATTGGATTTATCTGATAATCTAGACGATGATTTCTCTGCGGCTATCGATTCTATTTTAGCCTCTAAGGGTCGCTTGATTATTTGTGGGATGGGTAAATCAGGAATAATTGGTAAGAAAATCGCGGCAACTTTAGCTAGCACTGGCACCCCTTGTTTCTTTATGCACCCTGGTGAGGCTTACCATGGTGATTTAGGTATGGTGACTCCTGAAGATGTTTTCCTTGCTTTATCTAATTCAGGCGAAACTGACGAGGTTATTAAGTTAATACCCTTTCTAAAGGATAATAAAAACATTTTAATATCAATGACAGGTAATCCAGATTCGACACTGGCAATTTCCTCCAAGTTTCATTTAAACATTGCAGTAGAAAAAGAAGCATGTCCACTTCAGTTGGCTCCAACGGCCTCTACGACAGCTACGTTAGCAATGGGAGACGCAATGGCAGTTACCCTCATGAAAGCTAGAAATTTTCTGCCTGAAAATTTTGCTAGATTCCACCCAGGTGGATCACTTGGTAGGCGACTATTAAGCCGTGTAGAAAATGAAATGGTAACTGATAACTTACCATTTGTAGATGGTGATGCGGGCATTCTGGATTTGATAGAAACAATTAGTCAAGGATCTCTTGGAATATGTATTGTTAATGGGGAGGAAATTGGCATTGTCACTGATGGTGATATTCGAAGAGCGTTAGGAACCTATGGAGATTCAATTTTTTCGATTTCTGCATCGAATATTATGACTCACAATCCATGTTCTGTTGAAAAAGGAACAAGAATGGAGGATGCTCTCCTGTTAATGGATTCACGTCAAATTACGACACTCATAATCAAAGATAATGATTGTGTGGTAGGGGTTCTGAAAAAGTAG
- a CDS encoding tyrosine-type recombinase/integrase: MPLKFENIDCAPNGKPIIRLNFSKTDQYGTGKVLPISEELLGLLNQWKGIAGNQGYILRSINKHGHIGGSLNPASISTILKTLQEGLKSGSNQQTLSGHSFRVGATLDLLEQGESLEKIIIRGGWQSDSTAMKYTRIWCF, encoded by the coding sequence GTGCCTTTAAAATTTGAAAATATAGATTGTGCACCCAATGGCAAACCAATTATCAGACTCAACTTCTCAAAGACCGACCAATATGGAACGGGTAAAGTGCTTCCTATCAGCGAAGAGTTGCTTGGCCTATTAAATCAATGGAAAGGGATAGCAGGAAACCAAGGCTATATTCTAAGATCCATTAACAAACATGGACATATTGGCGGTAGCCTAAACCCAGCGAGTATTAGTACTATTTTAAAGACACTACAGGAGGGGTTAAAATCTGGATCAAACCAACAAACGCTCAGCGGTCATTCATTTAGGGTAGGTGCAACACTTGATCTGCTAGAGCAAGGCGAATCGCTTGAGAAGATTATAATTAGAGGGGGATGGCAGTCGGATTCAACGGCGATGAAGTATACAAGAATTTGGTGTTTCTAA
- a CDS encoding helix-turn-helix domain-containing protein: MRASRTLLGWSAAELAKRSNVGATTLRRYEMVGGVPSANLSVLLKFKSTLENAGIQFAGDPLVNPGVTLNFKG; encoded by the coding sequence ATCAGGGCCTCTCGTACACTTTTAGGTTGGAGTGCAGCTGAGCTTGCGAAACGAAGTAATGTTGGTGCGACAACCCTGCGTCGTTATGAGATGGTTGGTGGTGTTCCGAGTGCAAACTTGTCAGTTTTGTTGAAGTTTAAATCTACGTTAGAAAATGCGGGCATCCAATTCGCCGGTGACCCTCTGGTCAATCCCGGCGTTACCCTTAACTTCAAGGGGTAG